A region of Paractinoplanes abujensis DNA encodes the following proteins:
- a CDS encoding glycoside hydrolase family 65 protein, translating into MIRERAYPVDPWHIRETRLDLDLLAQSESVFALANGHIGIRGNLDEGEPHGLPGTYLNSFYELRPLPYAEAGYGFPESGQTMVNVTNAKLMRLLVDDEPFDVRYGELRSHERVLDLRAGTLERTVEWVSPSGQAIRVRTVRMVSFTQRSVVAFLYEVEPLDGPSRLILQSELVANEQLPPMSKDPRVAAVLDHPLQSEEVLEQRTGGLLVHRTKASDLRMAAAMEHLIDAPGKHAVTTEGHPDWLRTTVACKLEPGQKLRVVKLAAYGWSSHRSLPAVRDQVGAALASARLDGWEGLIEAQREYLDAFWDHSDVKVEGDPEVQQAVRFGLFHTLQAGARAEQRPIGSKGLSGPGYDGHTFWDAETFVLPALTYTQPSAAADVLRWRHSTLDLARERAQTLGLQGAAFPWRTIRGQECSAYWPAGTAGFHIGADIADAVRRYVQATGDYDFEREVGLELLVETARLWRSLGHHDRHGRFHIDGVTGPDEYTAVVNDNIYTNLLAQQNFLAAADAAKRHPDLARKLGVDDEETASWRDAAAAVHIPYDRELGVHQQSEGFTRLQEWDFENTPPEAYPLLLNYPYFDLYRKQVVKQADLVMAMYIRGDAFTPEEKARNFAYYDARTVRDSSLSACVQAVLAAEVGHLELAHDYLGEAALMDLHDLHQNSRDGLHIASLAGTWISLVAGLGGMRDFNGQLSFAPRLPSRINNLEFSLLWRGLRLRVNVTADEVTYSLRNGGGSARLVVNHHGKDVEVTQVKPVTVPIPPAHPVGPAPSQPVGRAPVRRMTS; encoded by the coding sequence GTGATCCGTGAACGGGCTTATCCCGTGGACCCGTGGCACATCCGCGAGACGCGGCTCGACCTGGACCTGCTGGCCCAGTCGGAGTCGGTCTTCGCGCTGGCCAACGGACACATCGGGATACGCGGAAACTTGGACGAGGGCGAGCCGCACGGCCTGCCGGGCACCTACCTGAACTCGTTCTACGAGCTCCGCCCGCTGCCGTACGCGGAGGCCGGCTACGGCTTCCCCGAGTCCGGCCAGACCATGGTCAACGTGACCAACGCCAAGCTCATGCGGCTGCTGGTCGACGACGAGCCGTTCGACGTGCGCTACGGCGAGCTGCGGTCCCACGAGCGGGTCCTCGACCTGCGGGCCGGCACGCTCGAGCGGACTGTCGAGTGGGTCTCCCCGTCGGGCCAGGCCATTCGCGTCCGCACCGTGCGCATGGTCTCGTTCACCCAGCGCTCCGTCGTGGCTTTCCTGTACGAGGTCGAGCCGCTCGACGGCCCGTCCCGGCTGATCCTGCAGTCCGAGCTGGTCGCCAACGAGCAGCTCCCGCCGATGAGCAAGGACCCGCGCGTCGCCGCCGTGCTCGACCACCCGCTGCAGTCCGAGGAGGTGCTCGAGCAGCGCACCGGTGGCCTGCTGGTGCACCGCACCAAGGCCAGCGACCTGCGCATGGCCGCAGCCATGGAGCACCTGATCGACGCGCCCGGCAAGCACGCCGTCACCACCGAGGGCCACCCCGACTGGTTGCGCACCACGGTGGCCTGCAAGCTCGAGCCGGGGCAGAAGCTACGCGTGGTCAAGCTGGCGGCGTACGGCTGGTCCAGCCACCGCTCGCTGCCCGCCGTGCGCGACCAGGTCGGCGCGGCACTGGCCAGCGCCCGGCTGGACGGCTGGGAGGGCCTGATCGAGGCCCAGCGCGAATATCTGGACGCCTTCTGGGACCACTCCGACGTCAAGGTCGAGGGCGACCCCGAGGTGCAGCAGGCCGTCCGCTTCGGCCTCTTCCACACGCTCCAGGCGGGTGCGCGTGCCGAGCAGCGGCCGATCGGCTCCAAGGGCCTCAGCGGCCCCGGCTACGACGGCCACACGTTCTGGGACGCCGAGACCTTCGTGCTCCCGGCGCTGACCTACACGCAGCCCTCCGCGGCGGCCGACGTGCTGCGCTGGCGGCACTCCACGCTCGATCTGGCCCGGGAGCGGGCCCAGACGCTCGGCCTGCAGGGGGCGGCCTTCCCGTGGCGCACGATCCGCGGGCAGGAGTGCTCGGCGTACTGGCCGGCCGGCACTGCGGGCTTCCACATCGGTGCCGACATCGCCGACGCCGTCCGCCGCTACGTGCAGGCCACCGGCGACTACGACTTCGAGCGTGAGGTCGGCCTCGAGCTGCTGGTCGAGACGGCGCGACTGTGGCGCTCGCTGGGCCACCACGACCGGCACGGCCGCTTCCACATCGACGGCGTCACCGGCCCCGACGAGTACACCGCCGTGGTCAACGACAACATCTACACCAACCTGCTGGCCCAGCAGAACTTCCTGGCGGCCGCCGACGCTGCCAAGCGCCACCCCGACCTGGCCCGCAAGCTGGGCGTGGACGACGAGGAGACGGCGAGCTGGCGGGACGCGGCGGCCGCGGTGCACATCCCGTACGACCGGGAGCTCGGCGTGCACCAGCAGTCCGAGGGCTTCACCCGGCTGCAGGAGTGGGACTTCGAGAACACCCCGCCCGAGGCGTACCCGCTGCTGCTCAACTACCCGTATTTCGACCTGTACCGCAAGCAGGTGGTCAAGCAGGCCGACCTGGTCATGGCGATGTACATCCGCGGTGACGCGTTCACGCCGGAGGAGAAGGCGCGCAACTTCGCCTACTACGACGCGCGTACGGTCCGGGACTCGTCGTTGTCGGCCTGCGTCCAGGCCGTGCTGGCGGCCGAGGTGGGTCACCTGGAACTGGCGCACGACTACCTGGGCGAGGCCGCCCTGATGGACCTGCACGACCTCCACCAGAACTCGCGGGACGGTCTGCACATCGCCTCGCTGGCCGGCACGTGGATCTCGCTGGTGGCCGGTCTGGGCGGCATGCGCGACTTCAACGGGCAGCTGTCGTTCGCCCCGCGTCTGCCCAGCCGCATCAACAACCTGGAGTTCTCGCTGCTCTGGCGCGGGCTGCGGCTGCGGGTGAACGTGACCGCCGACGAGGTGACGTATTCGCTGCGCAACGGCGGCGGCTCGGCCCGCCTGGTCGTCAACCACCACGGCAAGGACGTGGAGGTCACCCAGGTCAAGCCGGTGACCGTGCCGATCCCGCCGGCGCACCCGGTCGGCCCGGCCCCGAGCCAGCCGGTCGGACGCGCCCCGGTGCGGCGCATGACCAGCTGA
- a CDS encoding HAD family hydrolase: MLGLPPQVTACLFDLDGVLTQTALVHNAAWKQTFDTFLEAWSAQHGQAFVPFDPGADYHDYVDGRPRADGVRTFLASRNITLPEGTPDDGPDQQTVNGIGNRKNILVLQKIKEGAVQVYEGSVDYLKAAKEAGLRRAVVSASANCKDVLEAAGIADLIEVRVDGVTARERKLPGKPAPDTFLYAAEQLGLPPESCAVYEDAQAGVAAGRAGQFGIVIGVDRVGQTQALLDNGADIVVTDLAELLTR, translated from the coding sequence GTGCTCGGACTACCTCCTCAAGTAACCGCATGCCTTTTCGATCTTGACGGCGTGCTCACGCAGACCGCGCTTGTGCACAATGCTGCGTGGAAGCAGACGTTCGACACCTTCCTCGAAGCGTGGTCGGCGCAGCACGGGCAAGCGTTCGTGCCGTTCGACCCCGGCGCCGACTATCACGACTACGTCGACGGCCGTCCACGCGCCGATGGTGTTCGCACCTTCCTGGCCTCTCGGAACATCACCCTCCCCGAGGGCACCCCGGATGACGGTCCCGACCAGCAGACCGTGAACGGCATCGGCAACCGCAAGAACATCCTCGTCCTGCAGAAGATCAAAGAGGGCGCCGTCCAGGTCTACGAAGGATCGGTCGACTACCTCAAGGCCGCCAAGGAAGCCGGGTTGCGCCGGGCCGTCGTCTCGGCCAGCGCCAACTGCAAGGACGTGCTGGAGGCGGCGGGCATCGCCGACCTCATCGAGGTGCGCGTGGACGGTGTGACCGCCCGTGAGCGCAAGCTGCCGGGCAAGCCCGCACCCGACACGTTCCTCTACGCCGCCGAGCAGCTCGGCCTCCCGCCGGAAAGCTGCGCCGTCTACGAGGACGCCCAGGCCGGGGTGGCCGCGGGCCGGGCCGGCCAGTTCGGGATCGTGATCGGGGTCGACCGGGTGGGTCAGACTCAGGCGCTTCTCGACAACGGTGCCGATATCGTCGTCACGGACTTGGCCGAACTCCTGACGCGCTGA
- a CDS encoding ATP-binding protein: protein MRPAPGAEPAKAGVSPTVLAEPVPAAPGRLLDRRFGRDEITLVRHEVSARLTAAGLGGDRLAGFVLAVNEIVTNVVLHAGGSGRVLLWLAGGSAWCSVTDSGPGIPAHLTTPEIPEAYEVGGRGIWLAHQLCDEVTVATGPIGTTIGLRIVLATPA from the coding sequence GTGCGACCGGCTCCGGGCGCGGAGCCGGCGAAGGCTGGTGTCTCGCCGACGGTCCTGGCCGAGCCGGTGCCCGCAGCGCCCGGCCGGCTGCTCGACCGCCGTTTCGGGCGCGACGAGATCACCCTGGTCCGGCACGAGGTGTCGGCCCGGCTCACCGCGGCCGGTCTGGGCGGCGACCGGCTGGCCGGTTTCGTGCTGGCGGTCAACGAGATCGTCACCAATGTCGTGCTGCACGCCGGTGGCAGCGGGCGGGTGCTGCTCTGGCTGGCCGGCGGCTCGGCCTGGTGCTCGGTGACCGATTCCGGTCCCGGCATTCCCGCACACCTGACAACTCCAGAGATTCCCGAGGCGTACGAGGTGGGTGGCCGCGGCATCTGGCTCGCCCACCAGCTGTGTGACGAGGTCACCGTGGCGACGGGCCCGATCGGTACCACGATCGGGTTGCGGATCGTGCTCGCCACTCCGGCCTGA